In the Sediminibacter sp. Hel_I_10 genome, one interval contains:
- a CDS encoding ABC transporter substrate-binding protein: MNSISHMHFPRIFILLVFILSFSCKEHNTKAQQELPIPNVEVENVSLDYAEGFSITVNESFKVLTINNAWPDSDKTFTYALVDRDMLPKITINKDEFDGIIATPVQKIVVTSTTHIPALELLEVEQSLIGFPGTDYISSEKTRVQIDNGSVRELGKIEGINTEVLLELQPELIVTFGVDGTNKSLATIETSGIPILYNGDWVEKSPLAKAEWIKFFGALYNKQQQADAIFNEIKTNYEDAKNLASKVDQKPTVLCGAMYKDIWYLPSGTSPEAQFLKDANVNYLWSETTGKGSLALSFEAVFEKGKNADLWLSPSYYTSLDAIKKANSHYTQFEAFKNKQVYSFANTTGATGGVLYYELGTARPDLVLKDMIKICHPELLGDYNLTFFENME, encoded by the coding sequence ATGAACTCAATTAGTCATATGCATTTTCCAAGAATTTTTATTTTACTAGTATTCATCCTGTCTTTTTCATGTAAGGAGCACAACACGAAAGCACAACAGGAACTGCCCATACCAAACGTAGAGGTTGAGAACGTCTCCTTAGACTATGCCGAAGGTTTTTCTATTACCGTTAACGAGAGCTTTAAGGTATTAACTATTAATAACGCCTGGCCAGATTCTGATAAAACCTTTACTTACGCCTTAGTAGATCGAGACATGTTACCAAAAATAACGATCAACAAAGATGAGTTTGATGGCATTATTGCAACTCCCGTTCAAAAAATAGTGGTCACTTCTACAACCCACATCCCTGCTTTAGAGCTTTTAGAAGTTGAGCAAAGCTTAATCGGTTTTCCTGGGACAGATTATATTTCTTCGGAAAAAACCAGAGTGCAAATAGATAATGGATCGGTTAGGGAACTGGGTAAAATTGAAGGTATCAATACTGAAGTGTTGCTAGAATTACAGCCTGAACTTATTGTCACTTTTGGTGTAGATGGCACCAATAAAAGTCTAGCTACTATTGAAACTTCTGGTATTCCTATTCTATACAATGGCGATTGGGTAGAAAAATCACCTTTGGCAAAAGCCGAATGGATCAAGTTCTTCGGGGCATTGTATAACAAACAACAGCAGGCAGATGCTATCTTTAATGAGATTAAAACCAACTACGAAGACGCCAAAAACTTAGCTTCAAAGGTAGACCAAAAACCTACCGTGCTCTGCGGGGCAATGTATAAAGACATTTGGTATTTGCCTAGCGGCACTAGCCCAGAAGCGCAGTTTTTAAAAGATGCGAATGTTAATTATTTATGGAGTGAGACCACTGGAAAAGGAAGTTTGGCCCTAAGCTTTGAAGCTGTTTTTGAAAAAGGAAAAAATGCGGACTTGTGGTTAAGTCCATCTTATTACACAAGTTTAGACGCTATAAAAAAAGCAAATAGCCATTACACCCAATTTGAAGCTTTTAAAAACAAGCAAGTGTACTCATTTGCAAATACTACTGGTGCCACGGGAGGCGTTTTATATTATGAGCTAGGTACCGCTAGGCCCGACTTGGTATTGAAGGATATGATTAAAATTTGTCATCCAGAATTATTAGGCGATTACAACTTGACTTTTTTCGAAAACATGGAATAA
- a CDS encoding iron ABC transporter permease gives MTIKNTSVLVILSAILIVCFFMNISLGSVSIPVSHVISAVFGTSDHESWQYIIVDYRLPKAITAILVGSGLGISGLMMQTLFRNPLAGPFVLGISSGASLGVALVILGSGLFGGVFAGVLISKWSIVIAASLGSFLVLLAVLLISAKVRDTMAILIIGLMFGSITAAIVSVLSYFSSAEQLQQYIFWGFGSLGNLSWDELWIFFGIYALGLLFAIASLKALDTFLLGENYAKSLGLNIKQSRLIIILATSLLAGSITAFAGPIAFIGLAIPHLTRQLFDTSSHRILLPAVFLIGAIVMLICDSIAQLPTSDYMLPINAITSLIGAPVVVWLLVKQRKMIF, from the coding sequence TTGACTATCAAAAACACATCTGTACTCGTAATCTTATCGGCCATCTTGATCGTCTGTTTCTTTATGAATATTAGTTTAGGCTCTGTAAGCATTCCCGTTAGTCATGTGATCTCGGCAGTTTTCGGAACCTCAGACCATGAGTCGTGGCAATACATAATTGTAGATTACAGGCTACCAAAGGCCATCACAGCCATTTTGGTAGGATCTGGATTAGGAATTTCGGGTTTAATGATGCAAACCCTTTTTAGAAATCCTTTGGCCGGGCCTTTTGTTTTAGGTATAAGTTCTGGTGCTAGTTTAGGCGTAGCTTTGGTTATTTTAGGCTCGGGACTCTTTGGTGGCGTTTTTGCAGGAGTACTCATTTCAAAATGGAGCATTGTTATAGCCGCCAGTTTAGGAAGTTTTCTTGTGCTGCTTGCCGTACTATTGATCTCCGCTAAAGTGAGAGATACCATGGCCATACTTATCATTGGGTTAATGTTTGGAAGCATTACAGCTGCCATTGTAAGCGTGTTATCCTACTTTAGTTCTGCGGAACAATTACAACAATACATATTTTGGGGTTTTGGAAGCCTAGGTAATTTATCATGGGACGAACTTTGGATTTTCTTCGGAATTTATGCCTTGGGACTACTATTTGCTATAGCCTCTTTAAAAGCACTAGACACCTTTTTACTTGGAGAGAATTATGCCAAAAGTTTAGGTCTAAATATTAAGCAAAGTCGCTTAATTATCATTCTAGCCACAAGCCTTTTGGCGGGATCGATTACGGCCTTTGCAGGACCTATAGCATTTATAGGCTTAGCCATTCCGCATCTCACACGTCAACTTTTTGACACATCAAGCCATCGCATCCTATTGCCCGCAGTATTTTTAATTGGAGCTATCGTCATGCTTATTTGTGACAGTATTGCCCAATTACCAACAAGTGACTATATGTTACCAATAAACGCCATTACCTCATTAATTGGAGCGCCTGTGGTGGTTTGGCTTTTGGT